One region of Tachysurus fulvidraco isolate hzauxx_2018 chromosome 9, HZAU_PFXX_2.0, whole genome shotgun sequence genomic DNA includes:
- the card9 gene encoding caspase recruitment domain-containing protein 9 isoform X2 translates to MADRPDAVELEDDEECWMRLEDHRMLLIKTIEPSRIIPYLRQCRVLNGEDEEQIYNDPSLVVRRRKVGVLLDILQRTGYKGYVAFLESLELDYPQLYQKITGKEPSRVFSILVDTAGESGLTQFLMNEMTRLQKALQDERKARLVASARVAEQADTVRRIQTRECELRKQQERVQRMREERDQMWDKARHLKDENYKLMSDMNRLSEEKNCALMCNRDLQLEIERLKHSLMNAESDSKIQRKRTITLKNAMEQRPRQEMVLALQKENDLLRAQVQEIHSSSQVQITTNDEKPSIESGDFKKQSRAHQELVNELYKLRRELHDAEELRDKYLEKKDELELKCEILKKDSKMYCNRMEDILKQLDEVIKERDKAISSREEYHQENCKNLQDKDRYRKQLRELGEHYDELQVQLFRTQGEILTLQAKLRRQKHFHKTLGTNEGNSSWGTAEDSMTFFALPLNSSSESTLKSQTSEEDLKERYEKGASDDSQSPTSGEYNVCINIKDLSTSDAKERMSTEEELSSSYPPRPRCNFYYRRKRALRTKATVKDCAKECTQCVLDNSSGTDNTDTDGI, encoded by the exons atggCTGATAGACCGGACGCTGTTGAGTTGGAGGACGATGAAGAGTGTTGGATGCGTCTGGAGGACCACAGAATGCTTCTCATCAAGACCATTGAGCCTTCACGTATCATACCATACCTGAGACAATGCAGGGTGCTTAACGGTGAGGACGAGGAACAGATTTATAATGATCCAAGTCTTGTTGTTAGACGGCGAAAAGTAG gTGTCCTGCTAGATATATTGCAAAGGACAGGTTATAAAGGCTATGTGGCATTCCTTGAGAGTTTGGAACTGGACTACCCTCAGCTGTATCAGAAAATAACAGGCAAAGAGCCGTCCAGGGTCTTCTCAATCCTTGTTG ATACGGCAGGTGAGTCCGGGTTAACTCAGTTTCTCATGAACGAGATGACACGGCTTCAAAAAGCGCTTCAGGATGAGCGCAAAGCAAGACTAGTTGCATCTGCACGTGTTGCTGAGCAAGCTGACACCGTTCGCCGGATTCAGACCCGAGAATGCGAGCTACGCAAACAGCAAGAGCGTGTACAGCGCATGCGTGAAGAACGGGACCAGATGTGGGACAAGGCACGGCACTTGAAGGATGAGAATTACAAATTAATGAGTGACATGAACCGACTAAGTGAGGAGAAGAACTGTGCTCTCATGTGTAATCGAGACCTACAGCTGGAG ATCGAGAGGCTGAAGCACAGCTTAATGAATGCTGAGAGCGATTCTAAGATTCAACGCAAGCGTACTATTACACTGAAAAATGCTATGGAACAGAGGCCTAGACAAGAAATGGTGTTGGCGcttcagaaagaaaatgatcTTCTCCGTGCTCAAGTGCAGGAGATTCATAGCTCTTCTCAG GTGCAAATCACAACAAATGATGAGAAGCCAAGCATCGAATCAGGAGATTTCAAAAAACAAAGCAGGGCACATCAAGAGTTGGTCAACGAGCTTTATAAATTACGCAGGGAGCTACATGATGCTGAGGAACTCCGAGATAAG TACCTGGAAAAGaaagatgaactggaactgaagTGTGAGATTTTAAAGAAGGACTCAAAAATGTACTGCAACCGTATGGAGGACATTTTAAAGCAGCTGGATGAAGTAATTAAAGAAAGAGATAAG GCAATATCTTCACGAGAGGAGTACCATCAGGAGAACTGTAAAAATCTTCAGGACAAAGACCGTTATCGCAAGCAGCTCAGAGAGTTGGGAGAGCATTATGATGAGCTCCAGGTCCAGCTGTTCCGCACTCAAGGAGAAATTCTCACTCTTCAAGCGAAACTTCGGAGACAAAAACACTTCCACAAAACACTAGGA ACAAATGAGGGAAACTCTTCTTGGGGCACAGCAGAGGATAGCATGACATTCTTTGCTTTGCCATTAAACAGCAGTTCTGAGTCCACA ctAAAAAGTCAAACAAGTGAGGAGGATTTGAAGGAGAGATATGAGAAAG GTGCCAGTGATGATTCCCAAAGTCCAACTTCAGGGGAGTACAATGTCTGCATAAATATTAAAGACCTCAGTACCTCAGATGCCAAG GAAAGGATGTCAACTGAAGAGGAACTGTCATCCAGTTACCCACCCAGGCCGAGATGCAATTTTTACTACAGAAG GAAACGTGCCTTGAGAACAAAAGCCACAGTTAAAGACTGCGCTAAAGAGTGCACACAGTGTGTACTGGACAACTCCAGCGGGACTgataacacagacacagatgggATTTGA
- the card9 gene encoding caspase recruitment domain-containing protein 9 isoform X1, translating into MADRPDAVELEDDEECWMRLEDHRMLLIKTIEPSRIIPYLRQCRVLNGEDEEQIYNDPSLVVRRRKVGVLLDILQRTGYKGYVAFLESLELDYPQLYQKITGKEPSRVFSILVDTAGESGLTQFLMNEMTRLQKALQDERKARLVASARVAEQADTVRRIQTRECELRKQQERVQRMREERDQMWDKARHLKDENYKLMSDMNRLSEEKNCALMCNRDLQLEIERLKHSLMNAESDSKIQRKRTITLKNAMEQRPRQEMVLALQKENDLLRAQVQEIHSSSQVQITTNDEKPSIESGDFKKQSRAHQELVNELYKLRRELHDAEELRDKYLEKKDELELKCEILKKDSKMYCNRMEDILKQLDEVIKERDKAISSREEYHQENCKNLQDKDRYRKQLRELGEHYDELQVQLFRTQGEILTLQAKLRRQKHFHKTLGTNEGNSSWGTAEDSMTFFALPLNSSSESTVRQELKSQTSEEDLKERYEKGASDDSQSPTSGEYNVCINIKDLSTSDAKERMSTEEELSSSYPPRPRCNFYYRRKRALRTKATVKDCAKECTQCVLDNSSGTDNTDTDGI; encoded by the exons atggCTGATAGACCGGACGCTGTTGAGTTGGAGGACGATGAAGAGTGTTGGATGCGTCTGGAGGACCACAGAATGCTTCTCATCAAGACCATTGAGCCTTCACGTATCATACCATACCTGAGACAATGCAGGGTGCTTAACGGTGAGGACGAGGAACAGATTTATAATGATCCAAGTCTTGTTGTTAGACGGCGAAAAGTAG gTGTCCTGCTAGATATATTGCAAAGGACAGGTTATAAAGGCTATGTGGCATTCCTTGAGAGTTTGGAACTGGACTACCCTCAGCTGTATCAGAAAATAACAGGCAAAGAGCCGTCCAGGGTCTTCTCAATCCTTGTTG ATACGGCAGGTGAGTCCGGGTTAACTCAGTTTCTCATGAACGAGATGACACGGCTTCAAAAAGCGCTTCAGGATGAGCGCAAAGCAAGACTAGTTGCATCTGCACGTGTTGCTGAGCAAGCTGACACCGTTCGCCGGATTCAGACCCGAGAATGCGAGCTACGCAAACAGCAAGAGCGTGTACAGCGCATGCGTGAAGAACGGGACCAGATGTGGGACAAGGCACGGCACTTGAAGGATGAGAATTACAAATTAATGAGTGACATGAACCGACTAAGTGAGGAGAAGAACTGTGCTCTCATGTGTAATCGAGACCTACAGCTGGAG ATCGAGAGGCTGAAGCACAGCTTAATGAATGCTGAGAGCGATTCTAAGATTCAACGCAAGCGTACTATTACACTGAAAAATGCTATGGAACAGAGGCCTAGACAAGAAATGGTGTTGGCGcttcagaaagaaaatgatcTTCTCCGTGCTCAAGTGCAGGAGATTCATAGCTCTTCTCAG GTGCAAATCACAACAAATGATGAGAAGCCAAGCATCGAATCAGGAGATTTCAAAAAACAAAGCAGGGCACATCAAGAGTTGGTCAACGAGCTTTATAAATTACGCAGGGAGCTACATGATGCTGAGGAACTCCGAGATAAG TACCTGGAAAAGaaagatgaactggaactgaagTGTGAGATTTTAAAGAAGGACTCAAAAATGTACTGCAACCGTATGGAGGACATTTTAAAGCAGCTGGATGAAGTAATTAAAGAAAGAGATAAG GCAATATCTTCACGAGAGGAGTACCATCAGGAGAACTGTAAAAATCTTCAGGACAAAGACCGTTATCGCAAGCAGCTCAGAGAGTTGGGAGAGCATTATGATGAGCTCCAGGTCCAGCTGTTCCGCACTCAAGGAGAAATTCTCACTCTTCAAGCGAAACTTCGGAGACAAAAACACTTCCACAAAACACTAGGA ACAAATGAGGGAAACTCTTCTTGGGGCACAGCAGAGGATAGCATGACATTCTTTGCTTTGCCATTAAACAGCAGTTCTGAGTCCACAGTAAGgcaggaa ctAAAAAGTCAAACAAGTGAGGAGGATTTGAAGGAGAGATATGAGAAAG GTGCCAGTGATGATTCCCAAAGTCCAACTTCAGGGGAGTACAATGTCTGCATAAATATTAAAGACCTCAGTACCTCAGATGCCAAG GAAAGGATGTCAACTGAAGAGGAACTGTCATCCAGTTACCCACCCAGGCCGAGATGCAATTTTTACTACAGAAG GAAACGTGCCTTGAGAACAAAAGCCACAGTTAAAGACTGCGCTAAAGAGTGCACACAGTGTGTACTGGACAACTCCAGCGGGACTgataacacagacacagatgggATTTGA